The proteins below come from a single uncultured Carboxylicivirga sp. genomic window:
- a CDS encoding dicarboxylate/amino acid:cation symporter — MTFKKLIKNLGFQILVAMVIGVAVGVFMGPDAAIFSPLGDVFIQLIKMLVVPLVAISIIAGAASLGATKSAGKIGISTIAYFLGTTIISVSLGLLLGEIFGPGRGLELEKVLAMFPQEVAPEHTDTGFWDIIISIIPENPIESLVSGNILQIIFFGLFLGIGISTLPKDKKAPLMNGMNYLIEALIWMIKIVMWTAPVGVFGLMASSIGAFGFDLLTMVLDLLWVNLLGGAIILLVMYPLTLKLFSKTSIRKFLGKMTKAQIVALSTSSSMATLPINMEICEEELEVTKATTGFVLPLGATINMTGSAMYYALVAVFFAQLFGHDLTMTQYLAIIMTSTVGSIGQAGVPGPSLLVIAVLVAADIPIAGLPLLYALDRVFDMLRTMFNITGDAACAVIVDKFNK, encoded by the coding sequence ATGACTTTTAAAAAGCTTATCAAGAATTTAGGATTTCAGATTTTAGTGGCCATGGTTATTGGGGTGGCAGTGGGTGTTTTTATGGGACCTGATGCGGCCATATTCTCTCCCTTAGGTGACGTATTTATACAGTTAATTAAAATGCTGGTAGTACCATTGGTTGCAATATCAATTATTGCAGGAGCAGCCTCGTTAGGAGCTACCAAATCGGCAGGAAAAATTGGAATTAGCACCATTGCCTATTTTTTAGGAACAACTATTATTTCGGTATCGTTAGGTTTATTATTGGGTGAAATATTTGGTCCAGGTCGTGGCTTAGAGCTCGAAAAAGTATTGGCTATGTTTCCGCAAGAGGTCGCTCCAGAACATACTGATACCGGATTTTGGGACATAATAATAAGTATTATACCTGAAAATCCAATCGAATCATTGGTAAGTGGTAATATTTTGCAAATTATTTTCTTTGGGTTGTTTTTGGGAATTGGTATTTCAACCTTGCCAAAAGACAAAAAAGCTCCTTTAATGAATGGTATGAATTACCTGATTGAAGCCTTAATCTGGATGATTAAAATAGTGATGTGGACTGCTCCTGTTGGTGTATTTGGCTTGATGGCATCGTCAATTGGCGCATTTGGTTTTGATTTACTTACTATGGTACTTGATTTACTTTGGGTAAATTTGTTAGGAGGGGCAATTATTTTATTGGTAATGTATCCTCTAACTTTGAAACTATTTTCTAAAACTTCGATAAGGAAATTCTTAGGAAAAATGACAAAGGCGCAAATTGTGGCTTTATCAACCAGCTCATCGATGGCCACATTACCAATTAACATGGAGATTTGCGAAGAAGAGTTAGAAGTTACCAAAGCTACAACTGGTTTTGTATTGCCTCTTGGTGCAACCATTAACATGACCGGAAGTGCTATGTATTATGCTTTAGTGGCTGTCTTTTTTGCTCAGTTGTTTGGTCATGATTTAACAATGACACAGTATTTGGCTATTATTATGACATCAACAGTTGGTTCCATTGGACAGGCTGGTGTTCCGGGGCCATCATTACTGGTAATTGCTGTATTGGTTGCTGCCGATATTCCAATTGCCGGCTTACCTTTATTATATGCATTGGATCGTGTGTTTGATATGCTTCGTACCATGTTTAATATTACCGGAGATGCAGCGTGTGCCGTTATTGTAGATAAATTTAATAAATAG
- the dnaG gene encoding DNA primase, which produces MIDQVTIDKVLETANSQIVEVVSDYVTLRRRGINYLGNCPFHNEKTPSFTVSPHKGIFKCFGCGEGGNALNFIMKHDQLSFVEAIKALGKKFNIEVEEEEYSPEQQKQRNERESMMLVSEFAGKYFTKILNETDEGKSVGLGYFRGRGFRDDIINKFDLGYSPEKKDALTSEATKKGYRIEYLEKTGLTIVRDDYQADRFRGRVMFPIHSLAGKVIAFGGRILKTDKKTAKYLNSPESEIYHKSRVLYGIYQAKQEITRQDNCYLVEGYTDVLSFHQAGITNVVASSGTALTPDQIRLIARFTKNITIIYDGDPAGLKASLRGIDLVLAEGMNVKVLLLPDGEDPDTFAKERSEEVLTQYIQDNQQDFIKFKTSLLLEDAQNDPIKRAQLIQDIVRSISTIPDSIIRSVYMKECSNLLKVDERVLVQEIGKLQRKKVEENFRRNTTSNERPVNYQPTNTAQQTPSNANPFELEEREVLRFMVKHGEKLLSDLTEDGQQVTVGQYIIHELKQDDLLSINPLYNKMMESYKSVCHDPNVIAQKFFVNNSDTDLSRLASDLIGKEYQLSRIHEKFGKVTHEEEIYQELVMKIVAELKWKKVKIVLKEKRAQLQQIGISGTEEQLMELMQEINTWQKVLAHISKELGGRTIV; this is translated from the coding sequence ATGATTGATCAGGTAACCATAGATAAAGTATTGGAAACCGCCAACAGCCAGATTGTTGAAGTGGTATCTGACTATGTTACCTTGCGTCGTAGAGGAATCAATTATTTAGGTAATTGTCCGTTTCATAACGAAAAAACACCTTCGTTTACCGTTTCACCGCATAAAGGTATTTTTAAATGTTTTGGTTGTGGTGAGGGAGGAAATGCCCTTAACTTTATTATGAAACACGACCAACTTTCGTTTGTTGAAGCAATAAAAGCATTGGGTAAAAAGTTCAACATTGAAGTTGAAGAAGAAGAATATTCGCCAGAACAACAGAAGCAACGCAACGAACGAGAGAGTATGATGCTAGTAAGTGAGTTTGCGGGTAAGTATTTTACCAAAATACTGAACGAAACAGATGAAGGTAAGTCAGTTGGATTAGGTTATTTCCGTGGTCGTGGATTCCGCGACGACATCATAAATAAGTTTGACCTTGGTTATTCGCCCGAAAAAAAGGATGCACTTACAAGCGAGGCAACTAAAAAAGGATACAGAATTGAATATCTCGAGAAAACAGGTTTAACCATTGTTCGAGACGATTATCAGGCCGACCGTTTTAGAGGGCGTGTTATGTTTCCCATTCACAGTTTGGCGGGTAAAGTAATTGCTTTTGGAGGGAGAATTCTTAAAACGGATAAAAAAACAGCCAAATACCTGAATTCACCCGAATCGGAAATTTATCACAAGAGCCGTGTTTTATATGGTATTTATCAAGCAAAACAAGAAATAACCCGTCAGGATAATTGTTATTTGGTTGAAGGTTATACCGATGTTTTATCTTTTCATCAGGCCGGTATAACCAATGTAGTAGCTTCGTCGGGTACGGCTTTAACACCCGATCAAATAAGATTGATTGCCCGTTTTACCAAAAATATCACCATTATTTACGATGGTGACCCTGCAGGTCTTAAGGCTTCGCTTCGAGGAATTGATTTGGTTTTAGCCGAAGGGATGAATGTTAAAGTTCTGCTATTACCCGATGGTGAGGATCCGGATACATTTGCCAAAGAGCGTAGCGAAGAAGTATTAACTCAGTATATTCAAGATAATCAACAGGATTTTATCAAGTTTAAAACATCGCTTCTTTTAGAAGATGCTCAAAACGATCCAATAAAAAGAGCACAACTCATTCAGGACATTGTAAGAAGTATTTCAACAATTCCAGATTCGATCATTCGCTCGGTATATATGAAAGAATGTAGTAATCTGTTGAAAGTTGACGAACGAGTACTTGTACAAGAAATAGGTAAGCTTCAGCGTAAAAAAGTGGAAGAAAACTTCCGCAGAAACACCACGTCAAACGAGCGTCCAGTTAATTATCAGCCAACCAATACAGCTCAACAAACTCCATCAAATGCAAATCCATTTGAGTTAGAAGAAAGAGAAGTTTTGCGTTTTATGGTGAAGCATGGCGAAAAACTACTATCTGATTTAACGGAAGATGGACAACAAGTTACGGTTGGCCAATATATCATACATGAATTAAAGCAAGACGATTTATTAAGCATTAATCCTCTTTATAATAAGATGATGGAATCGTATAAATCAGTTTGCCACGATCCTAATGTTATTGCACAAAAGTTCTTTGTTAATAATTCCGATACCGATTTAAGTCGTTTGGCTTCTGATCTAATTGGAAAAGAATATCAATTGAGTCGTATTCACGAGAAATTTGGTAAAGTCACTCACGAAGAAGAAATTTATCAGGAATTGGTAATGAAAATAGTGGCTGAGCTAAAATGGAAAAAAGTAAAAATTGTTTTAAAAGAAAAACGAGCTCAATTACAACAAATTGGCATAAGTGGAACCGAAGAACAATTAATGGAATTAATGCAAGAAATTAATACCTGGCAAAAGGTATTAGCACATATATCAAAAGAATTAGGCGGTAGAACCATAGTTTAA
- a CDS encoding pyridoxamine 5'-phosphate oxidase family protein, producing the protein MQTLNHKDIEVIEAIIRKCDICFVGVVDPENKPYVLPMNYGYKDQVIYLHSAPEGRIIDILNNNNNICVTFSTDNELVFQHPEVACSYRMKSKSVVAMGKVEFVEDMDEKREALNILMKTYSEKEFKYSDPAVKNVKIWKVAMDEVSCKEFGAPHDEYKLKRNLEELKNHPKNKA; encoded by the coding sequence ATGCAAACTCTTAACCATAAAGACATTGAAGTTATTGAAGCTATTATCCGAAAGTGCGACATCTGTTTTGTTGGAGTAGTAGATCCGGAAAACAAACCTTACGTTCTTCCAATGAACTACGGGTATAAAGATCAGGTAATTTATCTTCACTCAGCTCCCGAAGGACGCATTATTGATATATTAAATAATAACAATAATATATGTGTGACCTTCTCAACCGATAACGAACTGGTATTTCAGCATCCAGAAGTAGCTTGTAGTTACCGTATGAAATCCAAAAGTGTGGTTGCAATGGGTAAAGTTGAGTTTGTAGAAGATATGGACGAAAAGCGCGAAGCTCTTAATATATTAATGAAAACCTACAGTGAAAAAGAGTTTAAATACAGCGATCCTGCAGTTAAAAATGTGAAGATATGGAAAGTAGCCATGGATGAAGTAAGCTGTAAAGAATTTGGAGCGCCGCACGACGAATATAAACTTAAACGTAATCTGGAAGAATTAAAAAATCATCCAAAGAACAAAGCATAA